A single window of Pectobacterium parmentieri DNA harbors:
- a CDS encoding DUF4150 domain-containing protein, whose amino-acid sequence MFANCQLFGMDLAFPDVCLTPMPAPVPVPYPDIALGPTAIPNALNILFMGMPAHNMATVTPLTNGDNPGVATGVASGTVMGPSRHLTGSFTVLLKGTPATRLTSMSLQNSTNAIGMRIVPSQFKVLMLAP is encoded by the coding sequence ATGTTTGCGAACTGCCAGCTTTTTGGTATGGACTTGGCTTTCCCTGATGTTTGCTTGACGCCTATGCCAGCGCCTGTGCCGGTTCCCTATCCGGATATCGCACTGGGACCAACCGCTATCCCAAATGCACTCAACATTCTGTTTATGGGCATGCCTGCACATAACATGGCGACGGTAACGCCACTGACTAACGGTGACAATCCTGGGGTAGCAACGGGTGTGGCATCAGGCACTGTGATGGGACCATCCCGGCATCTTACCGGTTCATTCACGGTGTTGCTTAAAGGGACACCCGCCACCCGTCTGACTAGCATGAGCTTGCAAAACTCAACCAACGCTATTGGCATGCGTATCGTTCCAAGCCAGTTCAAAGTACTAATGCTGGCACCTTAA
- a CDS encoding pentapeptide repeat-containing protein: MTALSAAELQQRIKQGEVISEWVLDGLDLHGCDLSGGVFQEVSLMGANLQGANLKESVFTECQFSRANLCNAKLEQTVFNQCEMKSLIVNDTRLNESVFNQCELTGSDFSRSALFTTQFMRCPLTQSQFAQVQLDRSVFFESPLDDSRFDGCKSFFTTFYGIDLRQTALNAGEFERTVFFNCDQRGKNYTQQRFICCQFTDCALDEAQFNGAQLSQCNFKGASLKAAQLNHVNASQALFMEADLSGAQCRSGIFDQAIFVGATLVRTDFSQSRFFQSILQKVNASQALFTLSDLTYSDFSAADLRMADLRGATFSRTRMHRARQENAQFSGRQGILEFDEELLAAEAWSAQRQSRS, encoded by the coding sequence ATGACAGCGCTCAGCGCAGCAGAGTTGCAGCAGCGAATTAAACAAGGCGAAGTGATCAGCGAATGGGTGCTGGATGGACTGGATTTACACGGATGCGATCTTTCGGGCGGTGTTTTTCAGGAAGTGTCGTTAATGGGGGCCAACTTACAGGGCGCAAATCTGAAGGAGTCGGTGTTTACCGAATGTCAGTTTTCTCGGGCTAACCTATGCAACGCAAAGCTTGAGCAGACGGTGTTTAACCAGTGCGAAATGAAATCGTTAATCGTCAACGACACCCGGTTAAACGAATCCGTTTTTAACCAGTGTGAACTCACTGGCAGCGATTTCTCGCGTAGCGCGTTATTTACCACGCAGTTTATGCGCTGCCCCCTCACGCAGAGCCAGTTTGCACAGGTTCAGCTCGATCGCAGCGTTTTTTTTGAATCACCACTGGATGACAGCCGATTTGATGGTTGCAAAAGTTTTTTCACTACCTTTTACGGTATTGATTTGCGCCAGACCGCTTTGAACGCGGGCGAATTTGAACGCACGGTATTTTTCAATTGCGACCAGCGCGGTAAAAACTATACGCAACAGCGATTTATCTGCTGTCAGTTTACTGACTGTGCGTTGGATGAGGCGCAGTTTAACGGTGCGCAACTTTCACAGTGCAATTTCAAAGGCGCTTCGCTGAAAGCCGCCCAACTGAACCACGTCAATGCCAGCCAGGCGCTGTTTATGGAGGCCGATCTCAGCGGTGCACAGTGTAGGAGCGGCATATTCGATCAGGCAATCTTTGTTGGTGCAACGCTGGTGCGCACTGATTTCAGTCAGAGTCGGTTTTTCCAGAGCATCCTGCAAAAGGTGAACGCTTCGCAGGCGCTCTTCACCCTCAGCGATCTCACTTACAGTGACTTTTCTGCGGCAGATTTACGCATGGCCGATCTGCGCGGTGCGACTTTTTCCCGCACGCGTATGCATCGGGCACGTCAGGAGAACGCGCAATTCTCAGGTCGTCAGGGCATCCTTGAATTTGATGAAGAACTATTGGCAGCCGAGGCCTGGAGCGCACAGCGCCAGAGCCGCAGTTGA
- a CDS encoding DUF3540 domain-containing protein has protein sequence MNNVNHKLAQAILPPVQASGVVTHCFADGSLTVECEGRGWHCRRAASCVIAPQTGDMVIVTCTENQIWLLAVLERANPQKAELSVPGDLHIHSAGELSLSSAALRVSADQGDCHISDMNYSGEKFSAWVSLSRVVGKRAESVWQTITQISHNLLRTTRNTEQVRAGQLDMKADDYARLHAHNMVITSKAITKVDSEQIHMG, from the coding sequence ATGAATAATGTTAATCATAAACTGGCGCAGGCCATCTTACCGCCGGTACAAGCGTCTGGCGTTGTGACCCACTGCTTCGCCGATGGCAGTCTGACCGTTGAATGCGAAGGACGTGGCTGGCATTGCCGTCGCGCGGCGAGTTGCGTTATTGCGCCACAGACTGGCGACATGGTGATAGTCACCTGCACCGAAAACCAGATCTGGTTGTTGGCGGTGCTAGAGCGCGCTAATCCGCAAAAGGCAGAACTGAGCGTGCCTGGTGATTTACACATTCACAGTGCGGGTGAACTGAGCCTGAGTAGTGCCGCGCTGCGTGTCAGCGCTGATCAGGGCGATTGCCATATCAGCGATATGAATTACAGCGGCGAGAAGTTCTCGGCCTGGGTAAGCCTTTCACGCGTCGTCGGTAAACGTGCGGAATCTGTGTGGCAGACCATTACGCAGATCAGCCACAACCTGCTGCGTACCACGCGCAACACGGAGCAGGTGCGTGCCGGACAGCTCGATATGAAAGCAGATGATTACGCGCGTTTGCATGCGCACAATATGGTGATCACCTCGAAAGCGATCACTAAGGTCGACTCTGAACAGATCCACATGGGTTAA
- a CDS encoding PAAR domain-containing protein, producing MGQPAARATIDTSAHTGPIQSGSPDVIIGGFPAARKSDTLSCSSHGSGVIVGGSSTVFVNGMPLARKGDKTQCNASGSPAPVRPKPAVPQYWGSSLAKKAGEDGMVHGDVYDTRVLGAYASLEDKNLNGDFDTASAGFALSDITIGNMKSKDLLRGEMRNKVAVANVTGSLYGGGNSIYGLNTNATATGIQYGGSAAAGKEGTLYGGVGGDVTIGTAEAKAVGEVYTGNNGRYGFTADVGAEAKGIKGEVVGNIDLLGILVADAKADASLGSVGGTLGGNAFWDTTDYSANLRVTGGVAALVGLKGDASLKVAFKPILDFFDYLYDDESIAAPILVDSGNGKIITGCVTVLIGD from the coding sequence ATGGGACAGCCTGCCGCCAGAGCGACCATAGATACCAGCGCGCATACCGGTCCAATACAATCCGGAAGCCCCGATGTGATTATCGGTGGTTTTCCTGCCGCCCGAAAAAGCGATACGTTATCATGTTCAAGCCACGGTAGCGGCGTGATTGTCGGTGGTTCCAGTACGGTTTTCGTGAACGGTATGCCGCTCGCCCGCAAAGGGGATAAGACACAGTGCAATGCCAGCGGCTCGCCTGCGCCTGTCAGGCCAAAACCTGCGGTGCCCCAGTACTGGGGAAGTTCACTAGCGAAAAAAGCGGGTGAAGATGGAATGGTGCACGGTGATGTCTATGATACCCGCGTACTCGGTGCCTATGCTAGCTTGGAGGATAAGAACCTCAACGGTGACTTTGATACCGCTTCGGCCGGTTTTGCGCTATCAGATATCACCATTGGCAATATGAAAAGTAAAGATTTACTGCGAGGGGAGATGCGCAACAAGGTCGCAGTTGCCAATGTTACCGGTTCATTGTACGGCGGTGGTAATAGTATTTATGGCCTGAATACTAATGCTACCGCGACAGGTATACAGTACGGTGGTTCCGCGGCTGCAGGTAAAGAAGGTACGTTGTATGGCGGCGTTGGGGGAGACGTTACCATCGGCACGGCAGAAGCCAAAGCCGTTGGTGAAGTGTATACCGGCAATAATGGGCGATACGGTTTTACTGCCGATGTTGGTGCGGAAGCGAAAGGGATAAAAGGCGAAGTTGTGGGTAATATAGATCTCCTGGGTATTCTGGTTGCGGATGCGAAAGCCGATGCAAGTCTGGGTTCAGTGGGTGGAACTTTGGGTGGGAATGCTTTCTGGGACACGACTGACTATTCAGCCAACCTAAGGGTGACAGGAGGGGTTGCAGCGCTAGTTGGTTTGAAGGGTGATGCAAGTTTAAAAGTGGCATTTAAACCCATCCTCGACTTCTTTGACTACTTATATGATGATGAATCAATTGCAGCCCCTATTTTGGTAGATAGCGGAAATGGGAAAATTATTACCGGGTGTGTTACTGTTTTAATTGGCGATTAA
- a CDS encoding type VI secretion system Vgr family protein: protein MFSRITAQLPMDGLLFWKLSGTETLSHSFVLTADLLATDARIDRHALLGQPVTFTLPTQSLLSPRYLNGKITRVAVRSEELSGTRYAVYTLTVESDLWPMRRDRNLRIFQSQTVPQIVQTLLKEYGVNVEMRLSGSYRVWEYCVQYQESSLDFISRLMELEGIYYWFRHEQEHHTLVLCDATDQHKAFPGYETMTYHATPSGGSVTEEGISQWSLAESVTPGMYSTDDYDFRKPNAWMLQARQNPASPTPGSVDVYDWPGHFVDHSHGEFYTRIRQEVWQVEHHSVSGSGTATGIAPGFTFGLLNAPHFSDNGEYLVTSATYVFEENSYASGDSGGSKHNIAFTVLPASVTFRAPPTTAWPKTHGPQTAKVVGPQGESIWTDRYGRVKVKFHWDRLAKGDDTSSCWVRVSSAWAGQGFGGVQIPRVGDEVVVDFINGDPDRPLIIGRVYNEASMPPWSLPAAATQMGFMSRSKDGHKDNANALRFEDKAGQEQIWIHAEKNMDTEIEHSETHNVGVDRQKTIGQDEHITVKRNLDVNVGVNSTSNTGNQHKINVGKNQTVLTMDKEGNALLEATNSIKFKVNDNYILITPSTIEIIVSEGNLKAESITEASFKGIEMTTLGGGINADFKANEAVNISGTNLTDIKGAVVKINS from the coding sequence ATGTTCTCACGCATCACCGCGCAGTTGCCGATGGACGGTCTGCTGTTCTGGAAACTCTCGGGCACCGAGACGTTGTCCCACTCATTTGTGCTGACCGCCGACCTGCTTGCCACCGACGCACGGATTGACCGACATGCGCTGCTGGGCCAGCCGGTCACGTTCACACTGCCGACGCAGAGCCTGCTGAGCCCGCGCTACCTCAACGGCAAAATCACTCGGGTCGCGGTGCGCAGCGAAGAGCTGAGCGGCACGCGCTACGCGGTCTACACGCTGACGGTGGAATCGGACCTGTGGCCGATGCGGCGTGACCGCAACCTGCGCATCTTCCAGAGTCAGACGGTGCCGCAGATAGTGCAGACGCTGCTGAAAGAGTACGGGGTAAATGTGGAGATGCGTTTATCGGGCAGCTACCGGGTGTGGGAGTACTGTGTGCAGTACCAGGAGAGCAGCCTGGACTTTATCAGCCGGTTGATGGAGCTGGAAGGGATTTACTACTGGTTCCGCCACGAGCAGGAGCACCACACGCTGGTGCTGTGCGACGCGACAGACCAGCACAAGGCATTTCCCGGCTACGAGACGATGACATATCACGCAACGCCGTCGGGTGGCAGCGTGACGGAAGAGGGCATCAGCCAGTGGTCGCTGGCAGAGAGCGTCACGCCGGGAATGTACAGCACGGACGATTACGATTTTCGCAAGCCAAACGCGTGGATGCTTCAGGCGCGGCAGAATCCGGCGTCGCCGACGCCGGGCTCGGTGGACGTGTACGACTGGCCGGGTCATTTTGTGGACCACAGCCACGGCGAGTTTTACACGCGTATCCGTCAGGAGGTGTGGCAGGTAGAGCACCACAGCGTGAGCGGGTCGGGCACAGCGACGGGCATTGCACCGGGGTTTACCTTTGGTCTCCTTAACGCGCCACATTTTAGCGACAACGGTGAGTATCTGGTGACATCGGCGACGTATGTGTTTGAGGAAAACAGCTACGCCAGCGGTGATAGCGGAGGCTCGAAGCACAACATTGCGTTCACGGTGCTGCCTGCGTCGGTAACGTTCCGGGCGCCCCCGACGACGGCGTGGCCGAAGACGCACGGCCCGCAGACGGCGAAGGTGGTGGGCCCGCAGGGAGAATCTATCTGGACGGACCGGTACGGCCGGGTGAAGGTAAAGTTCCACTGGGATCGACTGGCGAAGGGCGACGACACCAGCTCGTGCTGGGTACGTGTATCGAGCGCCTGGGCGGGTCAGGGATTTGGCGGGGTGCAGATCCCGCGCGTGGGCGATGAAGTGGTGGTGGACTTCATCAACGGCGACCCGGACCGCCCGCTGATCATCGGCCGGGTGTACAACGAGGCGAGCATGCCACCGTGGTCGCTGCCAGCGGCGGCGACGCAGATGGGATTTATGAGTCGTAGCAAGGATGGGCACAAAGATAATGCCAACGCCCTTCGTTTTGAGGATAAGGCAGGGCAAGAGCAAATCTGGATCCATGCTGAAAAAAATATGGATACAGAGATTGAGCACAGTGAGACACATAACGTCGGTGTCGATCGTCAAAAAACTATCGGTCAGGATGAACACATTACGGTTAAGCGCAACCTGGACGTTAACGTGGGTGTAAATTCAACCAGTAATACAGGAAACCAGCACAAGATTAACGTCGGTAAAAATCAAACCGTATTGACCATGGATAAAGAGGGTAATGCCCTGCTGGAAGCGACAAATTCTATCAAGTTCAAGGTGAATGATAACTATATTCTCATTACACCATCGACCATAGAAATTATTGTTTCTGAAGGGAATCTGAAGGCGGAAAGTATCACCGAAGCATCCTTTAAAGGCATAGAAATGACAACACTGGGTGGTGGAATAAATGCCGATTTCAAAGCTAATGAGGCGGTAAATATCAGCGGAACCAACCTGACGGATATCAAAGGTGCTGTCGTTAAAATTAATAGCTAA